TTAATAATTTTGAAATACGGGCTTTACTATTGTGGCATTTTCATAACATTTTAGCACACTAAGTACGGAAGAGCCGATCCAGAATGTTTCTTGATAGTATGACTATCTGGTATGTTATCCCGAAAGTTTCTGGTCGTTATCGGAGAATATACGGAAAGTTTCGGTATAATAGTATGGTAATAGTTAAGTAAGGAGAAAAACTATGCCAAGAAAACAAGGAAATCCCCCCTGTGAGCATACTGTAGAATCTGGAGACACCTTTTCTATTCTTGCTGGTGTCTATTACGGTGATCCCAGCGATGCAAATGCGAACAAAATTATGGCTGCTAATCCTGGGGTTGCCGCTACGAGCTTGAGTATTGGTCAGAAGATTAACATTCCTGCTTAATAATCTACAGTTCCTAACTGTCTTCATTTCAGCTTATTTCACACCCTACATCCCCCAATTATAGGGGATTTAGAAAATTCTTGTTCCCTCAGAATTGGGGGTTACGGGGTAGTTTGGTGAGCGATATAGCAATCCTAAATGATTATACTCGTTACCAGGCAGAGCCTGGTAACGCATACCCGGAGGCTCTGCCTCCATTGTCGCAGCCGAGGCAGAGCCTCTGGACATCGGTTCCCAGGCAGAACCTGGGAACCAGTTAACCAGTTAACCAGTTATTGAAACTGATTTAGGATTGCTATAGGCTAAATTCAATCACTTGTGTGTAAACTGTAGGCTTAATAATGAGGGTTGGAAAATGGGATCATCACAAGATTATCAAAACGTGCCTGACTGGGTAGCTAAAAGTGAAGGATATCAGACTGGCGCAATGGTAAAATATCAGGGAAATATCTTTTATGCCAACTTCTGGGCTTCAGAACCAGGGGTAGGAGATGCCAATCAGAATGGTTGGCGGTTTTATGATGAGTTGTACGATTTAACACCTCATACCCCAACCGAACAAGCTAAAATCATTGCCTATATTCCTACCTGGAGAAAGAAAGAGGGATTTAACTATGCCAATGATGAGATGTATCAATACATCACTCATGGAATAATCTCTTTTCTCATGTTTAGTGAGACCAATCTGGGTGAGTTTGAACCCAACTCCGTCAATGGTGTTTATGCAATCCTTTCAGATGTTGTTAACACCGGACATCGAAACGGAACTAGAATCTTAATTGCACTGGGAGGTGCAACGGATTTTGGATTCCTCAATTTGATGACATCTATAGGAAATAACCCCGATAATCCACTCCTCGATCAAGCTGTACAAAATGTCGTCAATTTTGTCAACCTAAATAATCTAGACGGGGTAGATCTGGATTTAGAATGTTGGTGGGATAAAAATGGTGATCCCAGTAAAGACCAAGGAGGTAGACCCACAAATCAGGGCGCACATCCGGCTGGATATGCTTTGACTTTATTTGCTCAAAAATTAAAGCAAGCTATGCCTGATAAACTGGTTTCAGCCGCTATCTTTGGTACTTCATGGTATGGAAATAACTACGATCCAAAATTAGCAGATTATGTGGATTGGCTGGGAATTATGACCTATGACCTGACTGGATCGTGGAATGCGTCTCCAGTAGGGCCACATACAACTCTCTTTAAAATACGCAATCAAGAGTCCTCTAATATACGTACTCAGGATTCTTATCAGGAGTCTTATGTTGAAGAGCAACAGGGAGAGTGGCCAGGTGGTGGGATGGTGAATAATCCTATTCTTTCAGTGGAAGACACTCTTTGGTACTGGACGAATTCATTATTTGTGAACTGGCAAGGTGCGGGACAAAAGATACCTAGAAATAAGATAGCGGCGGGAGTTCCTATCTATGGCTATGATTTTGCCTATGGTAAAGATCCAGATGACCTGAGTGGTGAGGTAGCTCCGGGATATAAATCTATTCGGTACAAAGATATTCTGGCTCAATTTCCTGATGCTCATACGGCTGCTAATGGCAATATTAAGGAGTCGGGAAGCACACCAAGACCTCCTTTTATCTCCGCTTCAGATAACTACACCTATGCTCACAATATCTACTTTGAGACTCCAGGCACTGCTGTTGCCAAACTGAATTTCTTAAAAAATGTCGGAGCGCAGGGGGTGATTATTTGGGAACTTTCCAATGATGTTTGGGAAGAGGGTAAGAGTATTATTAAAGCACTTTACCAAAACTCTGGTAATGGAATTAAGCCACCTCTGGGTACTCCTACTCCTAAATTAGGAGAGGTCGGACTGAACTTTCTACGTCTTACAGAAGAAGATAAACACCTAATACCCTTAGCAAATTTGGTCAGTCAAAGGGAGGCAGTAAACGAAGAAGAACTAAAAACTAAAATCATGAGGGATGTGCTGAAACCAGCAGCATTTTTAGCACACTTGCTTGGATACGGCTGGTGTTGTGGTTGTAAAGACGGAAAACCAGACTTTGTAGGTGAAGGATTTCTCTCAATTCGGGATGGAAAACATGAAGGATGGAGAGCCGTATACACTAATGGTTGCGAAGGGTGGGGGGCAGATAAACGCCTCAAAATTTACTTCTCAGATTGGTCGTTTTCAATTAAGACATTGAATGTTGGGGATGTTAAAAATACTGAGAAGACGCTCATAGACTCCTCCAAAACATCCGTCGATAATTCAGCAGGAAATACACCTCTTGAGCAAACAGTAGGGGGAGCAAGAGAAGTGCTAACACAAGTACAAACATATAATCTCAAAACCGTGAAATGGGAAGTCGGATTAGAAGTGAATGGAACCTTTAAAACACCCTTAAATTTTCTCGGTGGAATTGAGATGAGTGTTAAAGTTTCCGCAAAGGGTGGTCAAGATACGCAAACAGGGATAGTAACAACAACAAGCGATAAAACGACAATAACAAATACAGTCAAGGCAACTGTACCGCCCGGCAGTCGCAAAGATTATCGCATTGATGTGTATGGAACCGAATCAAAAAGCGATAACTGCTCAATCGTAATCGAGGTAAGATTTGCACTCGAATTTGATGGCTTTCTACGCTGGGGACGAGGGAATACGCCAGACTCTAACTATCACAAAGAGCATCGTGGCTCAGAGGATCGTCCAACAGTCCTATATAAATTTGGCATTAATGGAAGATCCTTTGCTGAAGATTTGAAGTATCAAATGGAACATCCCGATGAGTCAGTATGGGATTGGAACCTTTTGCTCCAAGATCACAAACAAGACCTAGAATGGGCAATATACGAGTTAACTCAAAAACAAAAAGAGCAATATGCCTTCAATTTTAATTTTGGATTAGAAGGGATCAAAGGTACGAACCTAGAGATCACAACGCTCAATTGAAAAATACGAGTGAACGAAGGCAATCACTGCGAGCGCCGATCTTGTAGTGCGAGCGCCGATCTTGTAGGGTGCGTTAACGGAGTGTAACGCACCATCAAATATACACAAATGTAACGCACCATCTTTATGCTAATTTTCGGTGTGTTACGCTATCGCTAACACACCATACGAAAAAGGCTAAGCTGTTGTACATTTAAACTGTGATACAAGCATTACCCTTGTTTTTGATTTTTCTTCCCCATTTAATAATCAACTCTCCTTCATTTAAGAGGCGATGCAATAAATACTCTAGCTCTTCAATTAATGTGAAAAGTCGATGAGCAATATATTCCTTTGCCGAATGCCAGACTAATTCAATTAAGTTATAATCTGGGCTATATGTCGGTAGAAATTCTAAATGAAGATTCGGCATTTCTGTTTCAATTTTTTTCAGGTACTCTTCTTTCTTATGAAAACTAGCATTATCAAGAATAATAACTATTTTTGGTCTTTTTTCCTCAAAGTCTGATGCTTGATTTCCGGCTTCTACCCATTCATAAATTAGTTCTTGATAAAATATTTTTAGAACTTTATAGAAATTATCTGAATCCCCTTTACTTATAACCTCTACAAACCTTTTTTTATCTGAATTTCTCAATCCTCCCATTAAATTAATTCTTCCTTTTCTTCGGTCTCCTCTGAGTTCTTTTTGGCTACCTTTTTTACACCAATTCTTTCTCCTTGTTACTCTTAAACTAAATCCGCTTTCGTCCCAAAACCATACCTGCAATCGTTCTGGAGTTTCCTTTTCTATTTTTAAATATTCTAATAGTTTGTTTTTAAATGCTGTTCTTTTTTCGGGTTTTCTCTTGGATTCTAAACTATATTTTGCCCAAATGTAAACGTACTTTTTTTTCTCTAATATCCTCCTAATTTGCGTTCCACTTAATTTGATTCCGGTAGTTTCCTCCAAATATGTCGCTAATCTATGTGATGTCCATCTGCCAAAATCATAACCTAATTCTTTGGGGTCTTTATCTATGGTTTGCAATAATATTTCTATATATTTATCAGTGGCTTTTTTATGGTTTCCCTTCATCCTCTCATCTCTTAAACTTTCTAGTTTATCTGGGTCGCCATGAATGCACCAATAAGATACTTTATTGACTGAACAACCCACAAATTCAGCAATTTTATTTTGTGTTTTTCCGTCATTTAGCAATAATAAAATCAAGATTCTTTCTATAATATCTCCGTTTTCTTCCTCTTTTAAGGCTTTCTGTAGTTTTTCTATTTGTGATTGATTGAGATGATTTTTAGCTGGCATTTTTGTACTGCTTGACTAAGTTAAGTTTCCATTATACACTATTTAAGTGTGCAACAGCTTAGTAACACTCATCTGGCTCTAAACCCTTTCGTAAATCTTCTCGTGTCCAAGTTGTTGAACCTAAACTACGAATTTCAATTCCGATCTCTTCTGTCGTAACTTCAACAAAGCGACCAAGTAGTTTCTTAAAAGTTTCGTGTGGTGGTAGCGGCATCATAATCTCCAAAATTCCATCGTCATAAGTTAGTCGCATTCCTGGTTGCGACTCCAAATCTCGCACCAAATTCTGATAGGTATCCCAGTGAATGCCTGGGAGTATGGTTATATTTGTAGGTAATACTTTCGCCAAAGGCGTGCTAGAAGCGATCGCTGTAGTCATATTTTTCTCCTTTAGTTCTTGCCATCAACTGCGCTAGGTATCAAAAATGCCTTCTTGACCACCAGTCGAGGTTTCGGCATTGCGTCCACAGTTCGCTTCCTATCTGGGTATTGGCGATCGCAGACCAGATCTAGTTGTCCGTTTTGGTTATGGATCTGAAACGCCGCGATCGCGCTTGGCGACGACTCGATCAAGTAATCGTTGAATGAACAGGAACCAGACTCGAATGGTGAACTCTTCCTCTGCACGCTCGATAACCTTTATGGGCATCATAACTATTGCAGCAATCACATCCTTCAAAATAACATCGCATCTATCGAAATTCTAGGTATATCCGGATCAATTTAGGAGATTTTATATGATTAGCTCAAAAGTACGTGTTGAGCCGCTTAATCTTTCCAATCCCCAGGTCTTGCTATCGACTCTGCAACAACTTCGTCAGACCGTTGAAAGCGAAGGACAACCCACCTTTAGCCAGTGGCGATCGCAGATTCAGCGTCCAGAGTTTCTTTTTAGTGCCTTGAATTTAGCTGATTATCTAGCTTTACGTCGGCACGATCTCCCCAGTCAAAAAGATACTACCTGTTTTCAAGCAATTTGTACTTTGATTGTGGGCTATTCGATGCGGATTATATTCAATCTGTTACTGTTTATGGCACGCCGGGATGGGATTTTATGACATTACATCAGCCGATTTGGACGCTGACGATCGAAAATGTTTATCAAGTCTTGGGCAGTTCTGCTCAGGGGATTTCGGGGCCCGAAGCAGCATCGCGGCTCCAGCAATATGGCTACAATGAACTGCCAGAAGCACCACGGCGATCGCTCATATTACGCTTCACCGACCATTTGACGCACTTTATGGCACTGCTGCTCTGGGTGGCTGGCATTTTAGCGTTTGTCTCCGGTACTCCCGAACTGGGCTGGGCAATTTGGGCGGTAATCTGGATCAATGCTGCCTTTAGTTTTTGGCAGGAATACCAGGCTGAACAGGCGTTATCAGCCTTAAAGCGAGTCCTACCCGATCGAGTCAAAGTCTATCGAGATGGCAACTTATCGACGATTCTGGCGCGGGAGTTGGTTTCAGGGGATGCGATCCAGCTTGAAGAGGGCGATCGCATCCCTGCTGATGCCAGATTGGTGTCCAGTCAGTCCTTATCTGTAGATGTTTCGGTACTGACGGGGGAGTCGCTGCCAGTCGCTCGGATGGCCGCACCTGTGGCGTCGGAGAACTTGAAACCGTTTGAAGTCAGCAATCTCGTTTTTGCCGGGTCTACTGTTGCGGCTGGACGCGGGAGGGCGATCGTGCATGGCACGGGTTCGCAAACAGAATTTGGACAAGTGGCGCATTTAACTGCCAATGTCAAACGGGAACCCAGTACCCTAGAGGTGCAAATCGATCGCGTCGTTCGGATCATCACGATCGTGGCTCTGGGCATAGGTATTCTGGTGTTCTTGCTGACTAATTTACTGGTGGGGATGGATGTTAAGGAAAGTTTCATCTTTGCGATCGGGATTATTGTGGCGTTTGTCCCCGAAGGATTGCTGCCAACCGTGAGTCTGACGCTGGCGATTAGCGTGCAGCGGATGGCAAAGCGCAATGCGTTAGTTCGCCGTCTCTCCGCTGTGGAAACCTTGAGTGCGGTCACGGTCATCTGTACGGATAAAACAGGCACGTTGACTAAAAATGAGATGACGGTTCGCAAACTCTGGATTCCCGCGACGGAGATCGAAGTCACGGGAGCGGGTTACGACCCAACGGGAGCAGTGCAGATTCCGATTCAGACACAGACACCGCAGGTACATTTACTCCTGGCAGGTGCCGCCCTCTGCTGTAACGCTCGATTAAATCATCCGGCTGGTTCGGCGCAATGGCAAGAGGTGGGCGATCCGACCGAAGCTGCGTTACTGGTGGCTGCCCTCAAAGCCGGATTGAATCTGGAGACATTACAGCAGCAATCGCCGAGAGTGCGAGAAGTGCCGTTTGATTCGCAGCGACGGATGATGACGGTTGTATTGGATTCATCATCTGGCGATCGTCCTTGGTCGTGGTTAAACGGATTAGACCGATCGAAACTCCCAGATCCAGCCACTGCCCACCCAATCTTTACCAAAGGATCGCCCTTAGATGTGTTGCAACATTGCCGATCGCTGCTGCAAGATGGACGAGTTATCGAACTGACCGACACCAGCCGATCGATGATTACCGCCGCAAACGATCGACTGGCGAGTCAAGGATATCGGATGTTGGGGGTGGCGATGGGGCAGGGTGGAAAAGAAGTCCTAGAGCAAGATGCGAATGCACTGGAGCAAAATTTAACATTCCTGGGCTTGACCGCGACGATCGATCCACCCCGTCCAGAGGTAGCAGAAGCGATCGCCCAGTGCCACCAAGCGGGGATTATGGTCACGATGGTTACAGGCGATTATGGGTTAACCGCCGAGGCGATCGCCCATCAGATTGGTTTAGTCGATGGCAAAGTGAGAGTGATTACTGGAGAGCAGCTAGGGCATCTATCCGAGGCTCAACTGCGTCAAGTCTTGCATCGCTGGCAGTCTGGGCTAGTGTTTGCCCGTGTAGTGCCAGAACAGAAGCTGAGGCTGGTGCAAGCGTACAAAGACCTGGGTCACGTTGTGGCAGTCACAGGCGATGGAGTCAATGATGCGCCAGCCCTGAGAGCAGCCAATATTGGCATTGCGATGGGTCAGAGCGGCACCGATGTAGCACGAGAGGCCGCAGATATCGTCCTCATCGATGACAACTTTGCAACGATCGTCAGCGCGATCGAGCAGGGGCGGGCGGTGTATCAAAACATTCGCAAGTTCATGACTTATATCCTCGCATCCAACGTCGCAGAATTCTTGCCCTTTTTAGCAATGG
The sequence above is drawn from the Argonema galeatum A003/A1 genome and encodes:
- a CDS encoding IS630 family transposase, with protein sequence MPAKNHLNQSQIEKLQKALKEEENGDIIERILILLLLNDGKTQNKIAEFVGCSVNKVSYWCIHGDPDKLESLRDERMKGNHKKATDKYIEILLQTIDKDPKELGYDFGRWTSHRLATYLEETTGIKLSGTQIRRILEKKKYVYIWAKYSLESKRKPEKRTAFKNKLLEYLKIEKETPERLQVWFWDESGFSLRVTRRKNWCKKGSQKELRGDRRKGRINLMGGLRNSDKKRFVEVISKGDSDNFYKVLKIFYQELIYEWVEAGNQASDFEEKRPKIVIILDNASFHKKEEYLKKIETEMPNLHLEFLPTYSPDYNLIELVWHSAKEYIAHRLFTLIEELEYLLHRLLNEGELIIKWGRKIKNKGNACITV
- a CDS encoding aerolysin family beta-barrel pore-forming toxin; protein product: MVKYQGNIFYANFWASEPGVGDANQNGWRFYDELYDLTPHTPTEQAKIIAYIPTWRKKEGFNYANDEMYQYITHGIISFLMFSETNLGEFEPNSVNGVYAILSDVVNTGHRNGTRILIALGGATDFGFLNLMTSIGNNPDNPLLDQAVQNVVNFVNLNNLDGVDLDLECWWDKNGDPSKDQGGRPTNQGAHPAGYALTLFAQKLKQAMPDKLVSAAIFGTSWYGNNYDPKLADYVDWLGIMTYDLTGSWNASPVGPHTTLFKIRNQESSNIRTQDSYQESYVEEQQGEWPGGGMVNNPILSVEDTLWYWTNSLFVNWQGAGQKIPRNKIAAGVPIYGYDFAYGKDPDDLSGEVAPGYKSIRYKDILAQFPDAHTAANGNIKESGSTPRPPFISASDNYTYAHNIYFETPGTAVAKLNFLKNVGAQGVIIWELSNDVWEEGKSIIKALYQNSGNGIKPPLGTPTPKLGEVGLNFLRLTEEDKHLIPLANLVSQREAVNEEELKTKIMRDVLKPAAFLAHLLGYGWCCGCKDGKPDFVGEGFLSIRDGKHEGWRAVYTNGCEGWGADKRLKIYFSDWSFSIKTLNVGDVKNTEKTLIDSSKTSVDNSAGNTPLEQTVGGAREVLTQVQTYNLKTVKWEVGLEVNGTFKTPLNFLGGIEMSVKVSAKGGQDTQTGIVTTTSDKTTITNTVKATVPPGSRKDYRIDVYGTESKSDNCSIVIEVRFALEFDGFLRWGRGNTPDSNYHKEHRGSEDRPTVLYKFGINGRSFAEDLKYQMEHPDESVWDWNLLLQDHKQDLEWAIYELTQKQKEQYAFNFNFGLEGIKGTNLEITTLN
- a CDS encoding Uma2 family endonuclease: MTTAIASSTPLAKVLPTNITILPGIHWDTYQNLVRDLESQPGMRLTYDDGILEIMMPLPPHETFKKLLGRFVEVTTEEIGIEIRSLGSTTWTREDLRKGLEPDECY
- a CDS encoding cation-translocating P-type ATPase; translation: MTLHQPIWTLTIENVYQVLGSSAQGISGPEAASRLQQYGYNELPEAPRRSLILRFTDHLTHFMALLLWVAGILAFVSGTPELGWAIWAVIWINAAFSFWQEYQAEQALSALKRVLPDRVKVYRDGNLSTILARELVSGDAIQLEEGDRIPADARLVSSQSLSVDVSVLTGESLPVARMAAPVASENLKPFEVSNLVFAGSTVAAGRGRAIVHGTGSQTEFGQVAHLTANVKREPSTLEVQIDRVVRIITIVALGIGILVFLLTNLLVGMDVKESFIFAIGIIVAFVPEGLLPTVSLTLAISVQRMAKRNALVRRLSAVETLSAVTVICTDKTGTLTKNEMTVRKLWIPATEIEVTGAGYDPTGAVQIPIQTQTPQVHLLLAGAALCCNARLNHPAGSAQWQEVGDPTEAALLVAALKAGLNLETLQQQSPRVREVPFDSQRRMMTVVLDSSSGDRPWSWLNGLDRSKLPDPATAHPIFTKGSPLDVLQHCRSLLQDGRVIELTDTSRSMITAANDRLASQGYRMLGVAMGQGGKEVLEQDANALEQNLTFLGLTATIDPPRPEVAEAIAQCHQAGIMVTMVTGDYGLTAEAIAHQIGLVDGKVRVITGEQLGHLSEAQLRQVLHRWQSGLVFARVVPEQKLRLVQAYKDLGHVVAVTGDGVNDAPALRAANIGIAMGQSGTDVAREAADIVLIDDNFATIVSAIEQGRAVYQNIRKFMTYILASNVAEFLPFLAMGLLKIPPALAVLQILAIDLGTDMVPALALGSEHPEAGIMQQPPRKKSQPLLDRSLMLRAYCFLGLIEGSVGMMAFFSVWWAHGYGLFELQTVTPAILSNSANAATMAIYYQATTVTLAAIVACQDGNVFACRSERISSFRLGFFSNRLIWIGIALEWVLILSIIYLPALQKVFATAPLSLVQWLALLVCAPIVLLADELRKQIVRNKRGNRQRAAAQRSAATY
- a CDS encoding LysM peptidoglycan-binding domain-containing protein translates to MPRKQGNPPCEHTVESGDTFSILAGVYYGDPSDANANKIMAANPGVAATSLSIGQKINIPA